One Sus scrofa isolate TJ Tabasco breed Duroc chromosome 10, Sscrofa11.1, whole genome shotgun sequence genomic window carries:
- the ZNF438 gene encoding zinc finger protein 438 isoform X2, translating to MKEAFPAQTIWEVVIQVKYIIMQNSLSVPPKNQGDVSMVTSPGEKQLTQKMLEPPGKTVCAGDSNVPSGMLPSGQGLQSMSQFRSIAPKLAPRLLAPRVLPGPSQQANPGPSLSAKAPGVPPQSYALMQVAGQEGTFSLVALPHVTSAQPVQKPRLPLPENLKLPIPRYQPPRHSKGPRRTPGPSTFQGSCSKLPAQTQAPPSPSEHPEPLKKPSPPKRAPAPDPALAGMGPATLTNGGGRGDPGPAGTSNHGGGHPPATPASPMPEEQGLPKCSGKANTVDRRAGRRAAATASEKRKEKVNLAKAGTHLSPGVWGHAAQVITSFPGGKLPILPYSRVKTLEPCRSEAAVHAADFPGPGLRADSGKTSSSVTEGFCVAPQVASKVPASQRSRQSPCDSAFPPATKADLNHKPKVNGGAKRRGRKRKVPDDLSTFQGKRRKCVITKGKEGKERVKTDPQEARGQKPGAVKRYRSIMPKPVLVLPALAPLVPPVTPFQSPLPGQSMWLSNSLSPKDPGRKQDSSPSAKPTSASRTGFSGIWKPWHRCHVCDRHFQYKQHLREHMNTHTNRRPYSCRLCRKAYVRAGSLSAHMQLQHGSEGRPRRLMCCEFCAKVFGHVRVYFGHLKEVHRVLISTEPGPCEQSREHPTRGLEDPGPSAGTRGAGTRECLALRTGETKPSLEEDLLLNQADEVKFQIRCGRCQITAQSFAEIKFHLLYVHGEEIQGRLQEEISPGSKGAQGERVRHAASFWKQHPERRKMLKPCPSEGELHSLPRLKKQSYLHHEGDVEIHTKQEGPGEPGGDPQGRGPHAALPESQLGFNCVLCAQTLGGKEDLLLHWEHHHKCEDPPKLWTILGALSHQGGFELPGETRK from the exons GAGATGTTTCCATGGTCACCAGTCCGGGTGAGAAACAGCTGACTCAGAAAATGTTGGAACCTCCTGGAAAAACAGTGTGTGCAG GTGACTCAAACGTCCCTTCCGGAATGCTTCCGAGTGGCCAAGGTCTGCAGAGTATGAGTCAGTTCAGAAGTATCGCCCCGAAACTTGCACCCCGATTGCTGGCGCCCAGAGTGCTCCCTGGCCCCTCCCAGCAGGCGAATCCTGGCCCCTCCCTCAGTGCCAAGGCCCCAGGGGTGCCCCCCCAGAGTTATGCGCTGATGCAAGTGGCTGGCCAGGAGGGGACCTTCTCTCTCGTCGCTCTGCCACACGTTACCTCCGCTCAGCCGGTCCAGAAGCCCCGACTGCCTCTTCCCGAGAACCTCAAACTGCCCATTCCCCGGTACCAACCCCCCAGACACAGCAAAGGGCCAAGAAGGACACCGGGGCCCAGCACCTTCCAGGGGAGCTGCAGCAAGCTGCCTGCCCAAACTCAGGCGCCCCCTTCCCCATCTGAGCATCCTGAGCCCCTGAAAAAGCCCAGTCCGCCCAAGCGGGCCCCAGCTCCAGACCCCGCCCTGGCTGGCATGGGCCCAGCCACACTGACCAATGGGGGTGGCCGTGGAGACCCTGGGCCTGCCGGGACCAGCAACCATGGAGGGGGGCACCCTCCAGCCACCCCAGCATCACCCATGCCAGAGGAACAGGGCCTTCCCAAGTGCTCAGGGAAAGCAAACACTGTAGACAGGAGAGCAGGCAGGagagctgctgccactgccagcgAAAAACGTAAAGAAAAGGTCAACCTTGCCAAAGCCGGGACCCATTTGTCACCAGGCGTTTGGGGCCACGCGGCTCAGGTGATCACTTCCTTCCCTGGAGGTAAGCTACCCATCCTGCCCTACTCAAGAGTGAAGACGCTCGAGCCTTGCAGAAGCGAAGCCGCAGTCCACGCGGCAGATTTTCCTGGCCCTGGGCTCAGGGCAGACAGTGGCAAGACCTCCTCCTCGGTCACAGAAGGCTTCTGTGTGGCCCCCCAGGTGGCCAGCAAAGTCCCTGCCTCTCAGAGGTCAAGGCAGAGCCCCTGTGACAGTGCCTTCCCTCCAGCCACCAAAGCCGACctcaaccacaagccaaaagtgAATGGCGGGGCAAAGAGAAGAGGACGAAAACGGAAGGTACCTGATGACCTCTCCACGTTtcaggggaaaaggaggaaatgtGTCATTACCAAGGGTAAAGAAGGCAAAGAGAGAGTCAAAACCGATCCCCAGGAAGCCAGAGGCCAAAAACCTGGGGCTGTGAAAAGATATCGGAGCATCATGCCCAAACCTGTCCTGGTGCTTCCAGCCCTGGCTCCCCTGGTCCCTCCCGTGACCCCCTTTCAGTCCCCTCTGCCCGGCCAGAGCATGTGGCTGAGTAATTCCCTCAGCCCCAAGGACCCAGGCCGCAAGCAGGACAGCAGCCCCTCTGCCAAGCCCACCTCCGCCTCCAGAACTGGGTTCTCCGGCATCTGGAAGCCATGGCACAGGTGCCACGTGTGCGACCGCCACTTCCAGTACAAACAGCACCTCCGGGagcacatgaacacacacaccaACAGACGGCCCTACAGCTGCCGGCTCTGCCGCAAGGCCTACGTGCGGGCGGGCAGCCTGAGCGCACACATGCAGCTCCAGCACGGCAGCGAGGGCCGGCCCAGGAGGCTCATGTGCTGTGAGTTCTGTGCCAAGGTCTTTGGCCACGTTCGAGTCTACTTCGGCCACCTGAAGGAGGTACACAGGGTCCTCATCAGCACTGAGCCCGGCCCCTGTGAGCAGAGCCGAGAGCATCCCACCAGGGGGCTGGAGGACCCCGGGCCCAGTGCCGGGACGCGAGGGGCCGGCACAAGAGAGTGCTTAGCTTTAAGAACTGG GGAGACCAAGCCCAGCTTGGAAGAAGACCTCCTTCTAAACCAAGCCGACGAGGTCAAATTCCAGATCAGATGTGGCCGCTGCCAGATCACTGCCCAGTCTTTTGCTGAAATCAAGTTCCACCTGCTCTATGTCCACGGAGAGGAAATTCAGGGCAGATTACAAGAGGAGATCTCACCAGGAAGCAAGGGAGCTCAGGGAGAACGGGTCAGACATGCCGCTTCTTTCTGGAAACAGCATCCAGAGAGACGAAAGATGCTTAAGCCTTGTCCCTCTGAGGGGGAGCTCCATTCACTTCCCAGATTGAAAAAGCAGTCCTACCTCCATCATGAGGGTGATGTGGAAATACACACGAAGCAGGAAGGACCCGGTGAGCCAGGAGGAGACCCCCAGGGCCGTGGCCCTCACGCCGCCCTCCCCGAGTCCCAGTTGGGCTTTAACTGCGTGCTCTGCGCACAGAcgctgggagggaaggaagaccTGCTGCTGCACTGGGAGCACCACCACAAGTGTGAGGACCCCCCCAAACTCTGGACGATCCTCGGGGCTCTCTCCCACCAGGGGGGCTTCGAACTTCCCGGAGAAACCCGAAAATGA
- the ZNF438 gene encoding zinc finger protein 438 isoform X6, with the protein MQNSLSVPPKNQGDSNVPSGMLPSGQGLQSMSQFRSIAPKLAPRLLAPRVLPGPSQQANPGPSLSAKAPGVPPQSYALMQVAGQEGTFSLVALPHVTSAQPVQKPRLPLPENLKLPIPRYQPPRHSKGPRRTPGPSTFQGSCSKLPAQTQAPPSPSEHPEPLKKPSPPKRAPAPDPALAGMGPATLTNGGGRGDPGPAGTSNHGGGHPPATPASPMPEEQGLPKCSGKANTVDRRAGRRAAATASEKRKEKVNLAKAGTHLSPGVWGHAAQVITSFPGGKLPILPYSRVKTLEPCRSEAAVHAADFPGPGLRADSGKTSSSVTEGFCVAPQVASKVPASQRSRQSPCDSAFPPATKADLNHKPKVNGGAKRRGRKRKVPDDLSTFQGKRRKCVITKGKEGKERVKTDPQEARGQKPGAVKRYRSIMPKPVLVLPALAPLVPPVTPFQSPLPGQSMWLSNSLSPKDPGRKQDSSPSAKPTSASRTGFSGIWKPWHRCHVCDRHFQYKQHLREHMNTHTNRRPYSCRLCRKAYVRAGSLSAHMQLQHGSEGRPRRLMCCEFCAKVFGHVRVYFGHLKEVHRVLISTEPGPCEQSREHPTRGLEDPGPSAGTRGAGTRECLALRTGETKPSLEEDLLLNQADEVKFQIRCGRCQITAQSFAEIKFHLLYVHGEEIQGRLQEEISPGSKGAQGERVRHAASFWKQHPERRKMLKPCPSEGELHSLPRLKKQSYLHHEGDVEIHTKQEGPGEPGGDPQGRGPHAALPESQLGFNCVLCAQTLGGKEDLLLHWEHHHKCEDPPKLWTILGALSHQGGFELPGETRK; encoded by the exons GTGACTCAAACGTCCCTTCCGGAATGCTTCCGAGTGGCCAAGGTCTGCAGAGTATGAGTCAGTTCAGAAGTATCGCCCCGAAACTTGCACCCCGATTGCTGGCGCCCAGAGTGCTCCCTGGCCCCTCCCAGCAGGCGAATCCTGGCCCCTCCCTCAGTGCCAAGGCCCCAGGGGTGCCCCCCCAGAGTTATGCGCTGATGCAAGTGGCTGGCCAGGAGGGGACCTTCTCTCTCGTCGCTCTGCCACACGTTACCTCCGCTCAGCCGGTCCAGAAGCCCCGACTGCCTCTTCCCGAGAACCTCAAACTGCCCATTCCCCGGTACCAACCCCCCAGACACAGCAAAGGGCCAAGAAGGACACCGGGGCCCAGCACCTTCCAGGGGAGCTGCAGCAAGCTGCCTGCCCAAACTCAGGCGCCCCCTTCCCCATCTGAGCATCCTGAGCCCCTGAAAAAGCCCAGTCCGCCCAAGCGGGCCCCAGCTCCAGACCCCGCCCTGGCTGGCATGGGCCCAGCCACACTGACCAATGGGGGTGGCCGTGGAGACCCTGGGCCTGCCGGGACCAGCAACCATGGAGGGGGGCACCCTCCAGCCACCCCAGCATCACCCATGCCAGAGGAACAGGGCCTTCCCAAGTGCTCAGGGAAAGCAAACACTGTAGACAGGAGAGCAGGCAGGagagctgctgccactgccagcgAAAAACGTAAAGAAAAGGTCAACCTTGCCAAAGCCGGGACCCATTTGTCACCAGGCGTTTGGGGCCACGCGGCTCAGGTGATCACTTCCTTCCCTGGAGGTAAGCTACCCATCCTGCCCTACTCAAGAGTGAAGACGCTCGAGCCTTGCAGAAGCGAAGCCGCAGTCCACGCGGCAGATTTTCCTGGCCCTGGGCTCAGGGCAGACAGTGGCAAGACCTCCTCCTCGGTCACAGAAGGCTTCTGTGTGGCCCCCCAGGTGGCCAGCAAAGTCCCTGCCTCTCAGAGGTCAAGGCAGAGCCCCTGTGACAGTGCCTTCCCTCCAGCCACCAAAGCCGACctcaaccacaagccaaaagtgAATGGCGGGGCAAAGAGAAGAGGACGAAAACGGAAGGTACCTGATGACCTCTCCACGTTtcaggggaaaaggaggaaatgtGTCATTACCAAGGGTAAAGAAGGCAAAGAGAGAGTCAAAACCGATCCCCAGGAAGCCAGAGGCCAAAAACCTGGGGCTGTGAAAAGATATCGGAGCATCATGCCCAAACCTGTCCTGGTGCTTCCAGCCCTGGCTCCCCTGGTCCCTCCCGTGACCCCCTTTCAGTCCCCTCTGCCCGGCCAGAGCATGTGGCTGAGTAATTCCCTCAGCCCCAAGGACCCAGGCCGCAAGCAGGACAGCAGCCCCTCTGCCAAGCCCACCTCCGCCTCCAGAACTGGGTTCTCCGGCATCTGGAAGCCATGGCACAGGTGCCACGTGTGCGACCGCCACTTCCAGTACAAACAGCACCTCCGGGagcacatgaacacacacaccaACAGACGGCCCTACAGCTGCCGGCTCTGCCGCAAGGCCTACGTGCGGGCGGGCAGCCTGAGCGCACACATGCAGCTCCAGCACGGCAGCGAGGGCCGGCCCAGGAGGCTCATGTGCTGTGAGTTCTGTGCCAAGGTCTTTGGCCACGTTCGAGTCTACTTCGGCCACCTGAAGGAGGTACACAGGGTCCTCATCAGCACTGAGCCCGGCCCCTGTGAGCAGAGCCGAGAGCATCCCACCAGGGGGCTGGAGGACCCCGGGCCCAGTGCCGGGACGCGAGGGGCCGGCACAAGAGAGTGCTTAGCTTTAAGAACTGG GGAGACCAAGCCCAGCTTGGAAGAAGACCTCCTTCTAAACCAAGCCGACGAGGTCAAATTCCAGATCAGATGTGGCCGCTGCCAGATCACTGCCCAGTCTTTTGCTGAAATCAAGTTCCACCTGCTCTATGTCCACGGAGAGGAAATTCAGGGCAGATTACAAGAGGAGATCTCACCAGGAAGCAAGGGAGCTCAGGGAGAACGGGTCAGACATGCCGCTTCTTTCTGGAAACAGCATCCAGAGAGACGAAAGATGCTTAAGCCTTGTCCCTCTGAGGGGGAGCTCCATTCACTTCCCAGATTGAAAAAGCAGTCCTACCTCCATCATGAGGGTGATGTGGAAATACACACGAAGCAGGAAGGACCCGGTGAGCCAGGAGGAGACCCCCAGGGCCGTGGCCCTCACGCCGCCCTCCCCGAGTCCCAGTTGGGCTTTAACTGCGTGCTCTGCGCACAGAcgctgggagggaaggaagaccTGCTGCTGCACTGGGAGCACCACCACAAGTGTGAGGACCCCCCCAAACTCTGGACGATCCTCGGGGCTCTCTCCCACCAGGGGGGCTTCGAACTTCCCGGAGAAACCCGAAAATGA
- the ZNF438 gene encoding zinc finger protein 438 isoform X4, giving the protein MQNSLSVPPKNQGDVSMVTSPGEKQLTQKMLEPPGKTVCAGDSNVPSGMLPSGQGLQSMSQFRSIAPKLAPRLLAPRVLPGPSQQANPGPSLSAKAPGVPPQSYALMQVAGQEGTFSLVALPHVTSAQPVQKPRLPLPENLKLPIPRYQPPRHSKGPRRTPGPSTFQGSCSKLPAQTQAPPSPSEHPEPLKKPSPPKRAPAPDPALAGMGPATLTNGGGRGDPGPAGTSNHGGGHPPATPASPMPEEQGLPKCSGKANTVDRRAGRRAAATASEKRKEKVNLAKAGTHLSPGVWGHAAQVITSFPGGKLPILPYSRVKTLEPCRSEAAVHAADFPGPGLRADSGKTSSSVTEGFCVAPQVASKVPASQRSRQSPCDSAFPPATKADLNHKPKVNGGAKRRGRKRKVPDDLSTFQGKRRKCVITKGKEGKERVKTDPQEARGQKPGAVKRYRSIMPKPVLVLPALAPLVPPVTPFQSPLPGQSMWLSNSLSPKDPGRKQDSSPSAKPTSASRTGFSGIWKPWHRCHVCDRHFQYKQHLREHMNTHTNRRPYSCRLCRKAYVRAGSLSAHMQLQHGSEGRPRRLMCCEFCAKVFGHVRVYFGHLKEVHRVLISTEPGPCEQSREHPTRGLEDPGPSAGTRGAGTRECLALRTGETKPSLEEDLLLNQADEVKFQIRCGRCQITAQSFAEIKFHLLYVHGEEIQGRLQEEISPGSKGAQGERVRHAASFWKQHPERRKMLKPCPSEGELHSLPRLKKQSYLHHEGDVEIHTKQEGPGEPGGDPQGRGPHAALPESQLGFNCVLCAQTLGGKEDLLLHWEHHHKCEDPPKLWTILGALSHQGGFELPGETRK; this is encoded by the exons GAGATGTTTCCATGGTCACCAGTCCGGGTGAGAAACAGCTGACTCAGAAAATGTTGGAACCTCCTGGAAAAACAGTGTGTGCAG GTGACTCAAACGTCCCTTCCGGAATGCTTCCGAGTGGCCAAGGTCTGCAGAGTATGAGTCAGTTCAGAAGTATCGCCCCGAAACTTGCACCCCGATTGCTGGCGCCCAGAGTGCTCCCTGGCCCCTCCCAGCAGGCGAATCCTGGCCCCTCCCTCAGTGCCAAGGCCCCAGGGGTGCCCCCCCAGAGTTATGCGCTGATGCAAGTGGCTGGCCAGGAGGGGACCTTCTCTCTCGTCGCTCTGCCACACGTTACCTCCGCTCAGCCGGTCCAGAAGCCCCGACTGCCTCTTCCCGAGAACCTCAAACTGCCCATTCCCCGGTACCAACCCCCCAGACACAGCAAAGGGCCAAGAAGGACACCGGGGCCCAGCACCTTCCAGGGGAGCTGCAGCAAGCTGCCTGCCCAAACTCAGGCGCCCCCTTCCCCATCTGAGCATCCTGAGCCCCTGAAAAAGCCCAGTCCGCCCAAGCGGGCCCCAGCTCCAGACCCCGCCCTGGCTGGCATGGGCCCAGCCACACTGACCAATGGGGGTGGCCGTGGAGACCCTGGGCCTGCCGGGACCAGCAACCATGGAGGGGGGCACCCTCCAGCCACCCCAGCATCACCCATGCCAGAGGAACAGGGCCTTCCCAAGTGCTCAGGGAAAGCAAACACTGTAGACAGGAGAGCAGGCAGGagagctgctgccactgccagcgAAAAACGTAAAGAAAAGGTCAACCTTGCCAAAGCCGGGACCCATTTGTCACCAGGCGTTTGGGGCCACGCGGCTCAGGTGATCACTTCCTTCCCTGGAGGTAAGCTACCCATCCTGCCCTACTCAAGAGTGAAGACGCTCGAGCCTTGCAGAAGCGAAGCCGCAGTCCACGCGGCAGATTTTCCTGGCCCTGGGCTCAGGGCAGACAGTGGCAAGACCTCCTCCTCGGTCACAGAAGGCTTCTGTGTGGCCCCCCAGGTGGCCAGCAAAGTCCCTGCCTCTCAGAGGTCAAGGCAGAGCCCCTGTGACAGTGCCTTCCCTCCAGCCACCAAAGCCGACctcaaccacaagccaaaagtgAATGGCGGGGCAAAGAGAAGAGGACGAAAACGGAAGGTACCTGATGACCTCTCCACGTTtcaggggaaaaggaggaaatgtGTCATTACCAAGGGTAAAGAAGGCAAAGAGAGAGTCAAAACCGATCCCCAGGAAGCCAGAGGCCAAAAACCTGGGGCTGTGAAAAGATATCGGAGCATCATGCCCAAACCTGTCCTGGTGCTTCCAGCCCTGGCTCCCCTGGTCCCTCCCGTGACCCCCTTTCAGTCCCCTCTGCCCGGCCAGAGCATGTGGCTGAGTAATTCCCTCAGCCCCAAGGACCCAGGCCGCAAGCAGGACAGCAGCCCCTCTGCCAAGCCCACCTCCGCCTCCAGAACTGGGTTCTCCGGCATCTGGAAGCCATGGCACAGGTGCCACGTGTGCGACCGCCACTTCCAGTACAAACAGCACCTCCGGGagcacatgaacacacacaccaACAGACGGCCCTACAGCTGCCGGCTCTGCCGCAAGGCCTACGTGCGGGCGGGCAGCCTGAGCGCACACATGCAGCTCCAGCACGGCAGCGAGGGCCGGCCCAGGAGGCTCATGTGCTGTGAGTTCTGTGCCAAGGTCTTTGGCCACGTTCGAGTCTACTTCGGCCACCTGAAGGAGGTACACAGGGTCCTCATCAGCACTGAGCCCGGCCCCTGTGAGCAGAGCCGAGAGCATCCCACCAGGGGGCTGGAGGACCCCGGGCCCAGTGCCGGGACGCGAGGGGCCGGCACAAGAGAGTGCTTAGCTTTAAGAACTGG GGAGACCAAGCCCAGCTTGGAAGAAGACCTCCTTCTAAACCAAGCCGACGAGGTCAAATTCCAGATCAGATGTGGCCGCTGCCAGATCACTGCCCAGTCTTTTGCTGAAATCAAGTTCCACCTGCTCTATGTCCACGGAGAGGAAATTCAGGGCAGATTACAAGAGGAGATCTCACCAGGAAGCAAGGGAGCTCAGGGAGAACGGGTCAGACATGCCGCTTCTTTCTGGAAACAGCATCCAGAGAGACGAAAGATGCTTAAGCCTTGTCCCTCTGAGGGGGAGCTCCATTCACTTCCCAGATTGAAAAAGCAGTCCTACCTCCATCATGAGGGTGATGTGGAAATACACACGAAGCAGGAAGGACCCGGTGAGCCAGGAGGAGACCCCCAGGGCCGTGGCCCTCACGCCGCCCTCCCCGAGTCCCAGTTGGGCTTTAACTGCGTGCTCTGCGCACAGAcgctgggagggaaggaagaccTGCTGCTGCACTGGGAGCACCACCACAAGTGTGAGGACCCCCCCAAACTCTGGACGATCCTCGGGGCTCTCTCCCACCAGGGGGGCTTCGAACTTCCCGGAGAAACCCGAAAATGA
- the ZNF438 gene encoding zinc finger protein 438 isoform X5 — MVTSPGEKQLTQKMLEPPGKTVCAGDSNVPSGMLPSGQGLQSMSQFRSIAPKLAPRLLAPRVLPGPSQQANPGPSLSAKAPGVPPQSYALMQVAGQEGTFSLVALPHVTSAQPVQKPRLPLPENLKLPIPRYQPPRHSKGPRRTPGPSTFQGSCSKLPAQTQAPPSPSEHPEPLKKPSPPKRAPAPDPALAGMGPATLTNGGGRGDPGPAGTSNHGGGHPPATPASPMPEEQGLPKCSGKANTVDRRAGRRAAATASEKRKEKVNLAKAGTHLSPGVWGHAAQVITSFPGGKLPILPYSRVKTLEPCRSEAAVHAADFPGPGLRADSGKTSSSVTEGFCVAPQVASKVPASQRSRQSPCDSAFPPATKADLNHKPKVNGGAKRRGRKRKVPDDLSTFQGKRRKCVITKGKEGKERVKTDPQEARGQKPGAVKRYRSIMPKPVLVLPALAPLVPPVTPFQSPLPGQSMWLSNSLSPKDPGRKQDSSPSAKPTSASRTGFSGIWKPWHRCHVCDRHFQYKQHLREHMNTHTNRRPYSCRLCRKAYVRAGSLSAHMQLQHGSEGRPRRLMCCEFCAKVFGHVRVYFGHLKEVHRVLISTEPGPCEQSREHPTRGLEDPGPSAGTRGAGTRECLALRTGETKPSLEEDLLLNQADEVKFQIRCGRCQITAQSFAEIKFHLLYVHGEEIQGRLQEEISPGSKGAQGERVRHAASFWKQHPERRKMLKPCPSEGELHSLPRLKKQSYLHHEGDVEIHTKQEGPGEPGGDPQGRGPHAALPESQLGFNCVLCAQTLGGKEDLLLHWEHHHKCEDPPKLWTILGALSHQGGFELPGETRK, encoded by the exons ATGGTCACCAGTCCGGGTGAGAAACAGCTGACTCAGAAAATGTTGGAACCTCCTGGAAAAACAGTGTGTGCAG GTGACTCAAACGTCCCTTCCGGAATGCTTCCGAGTGGCCAAGGTCTGCAGAGTATGAGTCAGTTCAGAAGTATCGCCCCGAAACTTGCACCCCGATTGCTGGCGCCCAGAGTGCTCCCTGGCCCCTCCCAGCAGGCGAATCCTGGCCCCTCCCTCAGTGCCAAGGCCCCAGGGGTGCCCCCCCAGAGTTATGCGCTGATGCAAGTGGCTGGCCAGGAGGGGACCTTCTCTCTCGTCGCTCTGCCACACGTTACCTCCGCTCAGCCGGTCCAGAAGCCCCGACTGCCTCTTCCCGAGAACCTCAAACTGCCCATTCCCCGGTACCAACCCCCCAGACACAGCAAAGGGCCAAGAAGGACACCGGGGCCCAGCACCTTCCAGGGGAGCTGCAGCAAGCTGCCTGCCCAAACTCAGGCGCCCCCTTCCCCATCTGAGCATCCTGAGCCCCTGAAAAAGCCCAGTCCGCCCAAGCGGGCCCCAGCTCCAGACCCCGCCCTGGCTGGCATGGGCCCAGCCACACTGACCAATGGGGGTGGCCGTGGAGACCCTGGGCCTGCCGGGACCAGCAACCATGGAGGGGGGCACCCTCCAGCCACCCCAGCATCACCCATGCCAGAGGAACAGGGCCTTCCCAAGTGCTCAGGGAAAGCAAACACTGTAGACAGGAGAGCAGGCAGGagagctgctgccactgccagcgAAAAACGTAAAGAAAAGGTCAACCTTGCCAAAGCCGGGACCCATTTGTCACCAGGCGTTTGGGGCCACGCGGCTCAGGTGATCACTTCCTTCCCTGGAGGTAAGCTACCCATCCTGCCCTACTCAAGAGTGAAGACGCTCGAGCCTTGCAGAAGCGAAGCCGCAGTCCACGCGGCAGATTTTCCTGGCCCTGGGCTCAGGGCAGACAGTGGCAAGACCTCCTCCTCGGTCACAGAAGGCTTCTGTGTGGCCCCCCAGGTGGCCAGCAAAGTCCCTGCCTCTCAGAGGTCAAGGCAGAGCCCCTGTGACAGTGCCTTCCCTCCAGCCACCAAAGCCGACctcaaccacaagccaaaagtgAATGGCGGGGCAAAGAGAAGAGGACGAAAACGGAAGGTACCTGATGACCTCTCCACGTTtcaggggaaaaggaggaaatgtGTCATTACCAAGGGTAAAGAAGGCAAAGAGAGAGTCAAAACCGATCCCCAGGAAGCCAGAGGCCAAAAACCTGGGGCTGTGAAAAGATATCGGAGCATCATGCCCAAACCTGTCCTGGTGCTTCCAGCCCTGGCTCCCCTGGTCCCTCCCGTGACCCCCTTTCAGTCCCCTCTGCCCGGCCAGAGCATGTGGCTGAGTAATTCCCTCAGCCCCAAGGACCCAGGCCGCAAGCAGGACAGCAGCCCCTCTGCCAAGCCCACCTCCGCCTCCAGAACTGGGTTCTCCGGCATCTGGAAGCCATGGCACAGGTGCCACGTGTGCGACCGCCACTTCCAGTACAAACAGCACCTCCGGGagcacatgaacacacacaccaACAGACGGCCCTACAGCTGCCGGCTCTGCCGCAAGGCCTACGTGCGGGCGGGCAGCCTGAGCGCACACATGCAGCTCCAGCACGGCAGCGAGGGCCGGCCCAGGAGGCTCATGTGCTGTGAGTTCTGTGCCAAGGTCTTTGGCCACGTTCGAGTCTACTTCGGCCACCTGAAGGAGGTACACAGGGTCCTCATCAGCACTGAGCCCGGCCCCTGTGAGCAGAGCCGAGAGCATCCCACCAGGGGGCTGGAGGACCCCGGGCCCAGTGCCGGGACGCGAGGGGCCGGCACAAGAGAGTGCTTAGCTTTAAGAACTGG GGAGACCAAGCCCAGCTTGGAAGAAGACCTCCTTCTAAACCAAGCCGACGAGGTCAAATTCCAGATCAGATGTGGCCGCTGCCAGATCACTGCCCAGTCTTTTGCTGAAATCAAGTTCCACCTGCTCTATGTCCACGGAGAGGAAATTCAGGGCAGATTACAAGAGGAGATCTCACCAGGAAGCAAGGGAGCTCAGGGAGAACGGGTCAGACATGCCGCTTCTTTCTGGAAACAGCATCCAGAGAGACGAAAGATGCTTAAGCCTTGTCCCTCTGAGGGGGAGCTCCATTCACTTCCCAGATTGAAAAAGCAGTCCTACCTCCATCATGAGGGTGATGTGGAAATACACACGAAGCAGGAAGGACCCGGTGAGCCAGGAGGAGACCCCCAGGGCCGTGGCCCTCACGCCGCCCTCCCCGAGTCCCAGTTGGGCTTTAACTGCGTGCTCTGCGCACAGAcgctgggagggaaggaagaccTGCTGCTGCACTGGGAGCACCACCACAAGTGTGAGGACCCCCCCAAACTCTGGACGATCCTCGGGGCTCTCTCCCACCAGGGGGGCTTCGAACTTCCCGGAGAAACCCGAAAATGA